The Delphinus delphis chromosome 11, mDelDel1.2, whole genome shotgun sequence DNA segment AGTACTCCTGCTGCACCATGTGATTCAATGCCATCAGGGGGCCGTACAGGTTGGCAATGGCCTTGATCTTGTCTTCACTCTGCAAGGGGAACACACAGCAGAAGGCAGCGTGAGCTTCAAAAGGTCACCTGGGGGACCCCAGGTCTCCACCACCTGGCCCCTGCTGACAGCCCCACGGCCAAGGTCAAGCTGAATCCTAAATCCTGTCACGAAGGCCGAGGCTGCTTAAGCAGACCCAGGCCTGGGTCCAGTGTGGGTGACAGGCCCCGGCAGGACTCGAGGTGCGGGATGCTGCTGCCTTTGgtgcacccccgcccccccccgggGCCCGCGCTCCTTCCAGCGCACCTTGAGCAGCCCCATGTGGATGAGGAGCCTGGTGAGGAAGGCATTGGAGTTGAAGGAGGATGAGCTGAAGGCCTTCTTCATCAAGGTATCTGCAAGGCAGAAGCAGCAAAGAGGCCTAAGGGCCCGCAGCCCCTGAGCACACAGGCTGGGCCCTGTCTCCTGCGCTCATCAGGAGGTGAACACGGGGGGTGGGATGTGGACACAGGTGGCAGACTGAGGGGACAGCTAGCACCAGGCGAAGGGCTCAACCTGCCAGCTGTGATACCTTGGCCCTTCTCTGTCCTGGCCTCACAGATAAGACGGGCTTGGGCAGAGATTAAGTGAGGCAGGTCACCGCTGAGGGAGGTTTCAGCcattctgggggtgggggagggggaatggatgGGAAGGGACGGGGGGGAGGCATGGCCAAGGGCCCGCAGGGACCGCCTGGGCCCCTGCCTCCGAGCGAGCGAGGCTGTTCTGGGAAACCGAATTCAGATAACCCGTTCCCACAAACGCCCACGGTGCGGCGGGGCTCTCAGGGAGCAGACACGgagactcccacccccaccccacccagcctcccctcccatgGACCCTCCCGTCTCAGTGTCACCGACAACCCTGGAGAAAGCCTCCCAAGTGTTTCCACTCCCTTCTACCTTTTCCCTCCCCCCTCTGCCTGGCCCAACCTGGCCACACTAGAGATCCTGGGAAGCCTTGGGAAAGATgcgggggaaagcagggggaccTCCAGGTGGAGGGGACTGTGTGTGCACAGGCTCAGAGGTGGGGACAAGGGCTCGGCTCTCATCACCCCTCCTCCGAGAGGTCCGACCTTCCTGCGGTGGGCGCCACCTGGCCCGAGTTCTCACCGTATAGAACTGTATGGCTTTGGGaaaggcctcagtttccccaactgcaAAAAGCAGAGAGGCGAGCACCCGGCCGGCTCTAAGGCAAGAACCCAGTGGAAGAGCAGGTGAGAGGAGAATGTTCCGACCTGAGCCCCGGGGGCAGCGAAAGGCAGGAGCCATCCGGGCCCCACCCACCCCACGCACCTACTGCATCCTGCACCGCGGACCTCACTGTGGCTTCGTCCTTGAACACGGAGGACACCTTCAGGAAGGCAGAGACCACCTTCTCCGGATCAGATGTGTCAGTCTGAGGACACAGGAGACAATGGCTGGTCACCAGGGGTGAGAGCCCCAGGGCCTTGGCACACAGTGGGGATGTGCCTGTGGCTAGAGGAGGCCTTGGCAAGAAATGGGCCTTCAATAGGCAAGGACAGGTCCTGCCTCGCCCCACGCTGTCTCCTCAGAGCCTGCACGGGCCCGGCCACAGCAGGTGTGCACACACACTGAGAGAATTCACGTTAAAAATCATTATCCCTGTGACCCGGAGATCCCCTTCCTGCAATCTAACCTGACGAAATAATCCAGAATGCAAACGATACTtaacacacaaggaaactgaCCTCAATTTCCCTGACGACGGAGAAAAGTGGAAAGTGTGAATCCACAGGAACAGTGGATGGCTTAAGTGCTACATCCACTCACTGAGATAAAGGGCACGAGAAGAGTTTTACTGACACAGGAAAATGGTGAATGGTATTAAGTGAAAAGATGGGCCACATGGAGGTTTGCATCATATAATCTCATTtatcatgggggaaaaaaataagagtacagaaaaatataaacgggggataaaaagcaaaaatatcaaGGCAGCTCTGCGAGTGGCCCCTTTTATTTCTCTGCATagacatacctcagagatactgcaggtGTGGctccagaccacagcaataaagcaaataccGCAACAAAGCGAGTCATGTGAATTTTCTGGTATCCTAGTGCATTGTTtaagtctgttaagtgtgcaacagcatcaAGTCTAAAAAAGCCACATACATGATTTAAAAAGCACTGTATTACTAAAACATGctgtcatctgagccttcagcaagtcataatctttttgttgGTGGAGGGtatgaaatactgtgagaattaccaaaatgtgacgtTATCTAGAGAcataaagtgagcaaatgctgttggaacaaTGGCACCAATAGACGTGCTCGACACAGGGaagccacaaaccttcaatttgcaaaAAACGCAGTAACCGTGAAGCACAGTAAAACAAGACGTGCCTGTTTTTATCATTTAacctctgtaagcctcagttttctcgtcGGTAAAATAAGAGTGGAAGGGTCTACACTCCGGTTGCCAAGAAGGTTAGATAAAATCATGTCCAAGTATTCAGAGCAGCAGCCAGCAGACAGGAGGTGCTCGATAACTGTCTCCGAATGAACGAAGTAACAACCCAACCAACGAACAAGTGAGGCTGGAGCAAGAACGCAAGTAGACCGGGACCTGCACAGGGGCCGGGGGCGGGACAGCTGTTCTAGAAGCAGCTGGTCCTGCAGAACACACAGAGGGAAGCCTAGGTGCGTGTGCTCACATGAGAGTCCTGGGAAGATTCCCGAATTCCAGTCATCACTGAGGTGCCACAGGCTTACCCTTCCTCGCAGCCCAAGTGTGTTCGCAGTGGGCGCAGACATCTGCAACCACTGGTCACACCCAtttacacgtgtgtgtgtgtgtgtgtgtgtgtgtgtgtgtgtcttacaaAAAAACAACACGTGGTAGTCCCCGCCCCCCACATCGACAGTGCCCCGCCCCCCCAAATCCCGTGCTCTGCCTGAACCTTTGCTCTGGCAGCTCCGGAAGCCAAGGCCGGAACAGGTCTGGTGTCGGAAGTGCTGTTACCTGTTGGGCTATGAGCACGGAACTCTTGGGCCCGAGGCGCAGCAGCTTCTCCGGGGAGGGGAAGGCCAGGAAGGTGGAGACGTCTGCAGGAGGCGGGGAGGACAGGACAGGAGCTGGTTCCTGGGGGACAGGTGGCACAGGTGGCTCTGTAGAGGTCCAGATCCAGACTCCTTACCCAGAACATATGCCCCTCATGCAGGCCAGTCAAGGCTCAGAGTCCAGAATTCCCCAAAGTTCCCCAAGGGTGGGGTGCCCACAGATGCTGGCCCTGGTCGGCTCCTTGTGTAAGAGCCTCTGGGGTCGGGGCAAGCCACCTCCCTCAGACTCCAAGAGCCTGGTGCAGCCAAGTGGATCCTCGCCATGACGTGTGATGCTGCAGAAGCGGCTCCAGGGCTAAAGTGGCCTCACCAGGAACTAGAGCCTCAGGCCGGGTAAGCACTGCTGGCGAGCACCACAGGTGCCCAAAGAACCAAAGACGCCCAGCCATTTCTGGAACTGCTTCCATAAAACTGGACAATAAGCCAAATTCAACAGCTGCTGAATCTGTCCAACCCAAAGTCCTCCCAAAGCTCTATTTGGGAACCTCTGAGGGAACAGACGTGGCAGCCCTGAGTCCACCAGCCTCCCGGCCAGGAAAGGAACACCAAGTGTCCAAGCTGAGTCACCAAGCCAGCCAGTCTCTGGAATGGGGGCCATCCTTATGGGTCACCAAGATGAGTAGGAAAAAAAACTTCTAGTTATGCTTGTTTTTTACCCTATTCTTTTAGAAATACTTATATACCCCCAGCACAGTGGAAAATcctgtataactttacagttggccctctgtatccgcgGATTCAACCAGCTGAGGATCCTGCAGCACTGCAGTATACAATTACTGACTGCGTGTAACGTAGCAGCGTCACGTGTGTTATAACTTATAGATGAATAAACACATCTAGACTGAGGTACGTACAAATACAACTACGTTGGGATGATTTCCTCTTTCCACAAAGAGTGTGCAGTCAAAACTAGTTTGCAGTCACTGCCTAAGAGGATCCCACACCCATGACCCCCGTGAAAAACGTCTCAAGATTTCATGCTCGGGGGACCAGGGCTCTGATATGGCAACCACGGGACTCACCCCACCGTCAGGATCCAGCATCTTCCTGGGCGGTGCGGTCGGCCGCTCCCTTCGCTCTCCCGGCTgtggctcctcctcctcctcctcctcctcctcctcgtcctcgtcctcgtcctcgtcctcgtcaTCCTCACCCTCATCGTCACTGCAGAGGACAGGGTTGGCTAAAGCAGACCCTCCCTGCCCAGTGGCCCACGATGGCTCTGAGAACCCAAAGGCCCCAGCTGGGCAGGAGCCTGCACAGGGCGAGGGGCGCAGCTGCCGCCAGGGTGGGGACACGTAGAGTCACCAGGGAGCCCATCCCTCCTTGCTCATcacccagggaagcccacgcTGCAGACAAGGAAGACTTCAATCTCGTCCCTGTCCCAAAGGAACCCACGGCCCCACTGGGGAGACAGAGAAGATGAAGAACACCGCCTGCCACAGCTgcggcccagggcctggcaggaaTACTGCCCAGGCTGAGACGCCCAGGACTGTGCTACCCACATCTCGCTGACCACAGGAAGCTATGGTTAAGGGCGAAGGAGGGGTCTGCCCTGCCTCTGAGGAAGGCTGTTCCATGTCCTCTGGACTGGGAGCCCCTTGAGCCCACCTGGCATAGCTCCTAGCAGCGGCACTGGGCCTGGCCCTGAGGGACACAACCGACGACCTGACAAGTGAATGAAGCCAATGCAGAGACTGGAGAGGCAGGTGGAGATGGGTGCTGAGGGCTGAACCAACTCCCATCCCGATCGAGGAGGCagccccccaccaccccacccccggcctctgTGAACCCAGGAAGCCCCACTCGCCTGCATCAATCTCCTCCTACAGTCAAGCTCTAAGGCTGGTTTCAGGAACAATGCTGAGCCCCCCCGACCACTACCCACGCGTCACTACGTCACTGCTGCCCCACCTTGCCCGTCACATCACCTTGATGATCAAAGGTCATCCCTTCAGAGGCCTCCCCAACTCACCCACTCCAAAGGGTGACCGATCTCAGCCCCCATTTGTCCCTTTGCTAAATATGTGATAACTTGATTATTCTGTCTCACTCCTTGATCCCTCGCCCGTGGCAACGAGGTCTCATGAGTCAGAAACCTTGGCTGTCTTACTGTCATATCCCTAATgcccaacacagtgcctggcacatcacagGGACTCAACCAacgtttactgaatgaataaaagtaGTAACAAAGGAGCCACTAATCCAGATTCCCCACCTGAGGGACGCCAGCACCTTGGCCATGTTGAAGCCATCCAGCACTTCCTGGAGCTGCTCACAGCCTTCTTCTCCCAGGTTGTTGCCTGCTCACAGGGGAGGGAACAGAGGGTCAGGCCGGGGGCTGGGGCCCGCCCGGCAGGCCTGGGCCGAGGCCACCACCCCTATTACCATTGAGGTCCAGTTTCTCCAGCTCCACCTTGTCAGCCACGGCCTCAGCAACAGACAGAGCAGCATCCCTCTTGATTTCACCGAATGACAAGTTCAGCTCCTAAAAAATAATGGGAAGGGGTAGAGGCGGATGATAGAAACACGGGCCGGGAGGCCTGCCACTACCCTGAAGCCTCCGTTTCCCCCTAGTTAGGGTGCAGTATACTTCTGCTATATTGCAATGACCCGTAccactctcctcctcctttttgaaAACTGAGAGACTGCAGCTCAAGAGGGGTGAAGAGACGTGCACGGAGTCACAGGCGGAGGGTGTAGAAGAAGTGGGCTATCAACCCAGGCCACCTGCCTTTGAAGGCTACAACCCTGCCACCTCCCCCCACAGCTGCTCTGCCCGCGCAGCTGTCACCCCGAGCGTGGGGGAGCCTGGACCCCGGAGGGAGGAGGCAGCCCGCCAGCCAGCACCTTCAGCTTCGGCAGGCCCCCGTGGACGGCGTCTGCGATGGCGACGGCGCCCTTGGAGCGCACCAGGCAGTCCCCGAAGTTGATCACCTCCACCTGCCGCAAGGCCTTCAGCGTCTGCGGGAAGTGAGGACCAGGGTGAGGGCCCTCCTCGAGCTGGTGCCACACCCCATATTGGTCATCACACCCTGTCCCTCCTGTATCCAGTCTGGGGGACTCATCAGTTCTTCTTGTTGCCCCCAGGTGGCCTCCTGGCCTCCGGCTAAGCCCCGTTCATGGCTCCCTGTTACTCACAGGAGCACGTCTCAAGGAGTCAGCAAGGCCACAAGGACTTGCCTTCCCCCTCCAGCTCCTCCAGCCCTCCAACACACCTCGAACCCTGGCCTGTTCACACCAGGCCCAATGGAGCACGGCTCCTGCCATCTCTGGGCCTCCCCACGTGCTGCTGACCCCTCTGCCTGAAACACCCCTCCCGCCCTCCTTGTCCAGACAAAGTCCACTTGTCCTGGAGAACTTGGCCAAAATGtgacctcctccaggaagcctgccctgcGTCTGACTGGAACTTCCTGTGTGCTCCCCAACCCTTGCACACGTCTCTGCTAACACCCCACGGCAGGCCTACTAGACTCCTGTGGGGTCATGGGACACCCAGCCAGCCACTGTGCTCACGGCCCTGTGCTGTTGCCGATTAGCTACTTCCTCCCCTCCTCGAATTAgggctccttgaaggcagagtcTGACTCAACTGTGTGTGGCCTGCACTTAGGACAGGGATGGGCGCTAGACAGGGGCTCAATCGACAGCTGACGAAAGAATCAGTGAGGAAACAGGCTGAAGCAGCCTCCAAGAGGCCTCTGAGAACAAAACCAGCGCCGACAGCCAGGGTTGCATGAAGGCAGCTTAGGATGTGGTGGTATGGACACACAGAGCTGCCCAAAAGGGCACAGGCTAGCTTGTGACATACGCCCCGCTCTGGAGATGTTCACATGGCTGAACCCATGGGATACACACCAAGTGGGCGGGTAGGAGGGAGAGCAGCCGCCTGCTGATGGGTCCACCACAAAGGCAGCAGCCAGACCCAGTCTCCGGGGCCTGCTCTGGCCCGGCCGCACCCCCTCACCTTGGCCATGGCCACGGCACCCTTCTCGGTGAAGGTGTTGTCGTTCAGGTTGATGACCCGCAGCAGGGGGTTGATGGCGAACGCCTGGGCCAGGGCAGTGACACCGGGGTGATTGAtcccgttctgcggcatgtggaccTCCTCCAGAGTCCCGATGATCTGCGAGGAGCAGGAGGGAGACAGGTGGGCCCCCAAGGAAGGGGGACAGCCCCAGGCAGGAAGGCAGCACTACACATCAGACACCAGAGGGACCTCCCCGTTTGGGGCCCGTTCAGGGCATGACCGCTTCCGCCTCTCCACAACTTCACAAGGGAGACCGACCTGGGATTAGGATCACCACTAGACAAGAGATGACCAGGCATCAGAGGGGCTACGtaacctgcccagggtcacacagctctgAGCACAGGTGTCTTCGTCTGGTACCTTCTGCACTGTGGGGACCCTGGGCTCTGGCCTGACAGTCAGCCCTGGCTCTACTCTATATAACATAGCTCTGCTTGGCCTTTCTCTCTTGGGGCCCTACTGCCTTATTTGCACAATATAACTGGCATCCCACACACCACCTCCTTTTCTGGGGCGAGGAGGGTCTTTCGTCTCTCACTCTGGCTTTGGacgcctccctccctttctctgcctggaactctGTCTCCTTATGTTGTTGGCATTTTCCTGACAGGCCGACTCCTCATGCATTCAGCAGCTCTCATTTTGGATGCCTCCTCCCCCCAGGGAGACTTCCTGGATCAACCCCCCAGCACAATCCAGGGctcttcctctctgcccccaGAGCACCTCATCCTTCCTCTGTCACGGCGCTCATCACTCTGGAGTAGCGAAGCCACCTTCTCGTCTGCACCCCAACAGCCCCCAAGAGCTCTAGGAGAGGCCCACGTCCCAATTGCCACTGCTACCCGGGACTGAGGACAGGCGGGCATAACTCTGTACCCAGGCACCTTCTGTTGTCTCTGGGCGCCCAGCACAGTGTGGGGGTTCACAAATAAATACAGGCAGCCCAACTGAGGCACATTCCAAGTCAGGGCCTCTTAATATTTTCTGTGCCATGGACCCGTCGGGCAATCTGGGAAAGCCCCAGGGCTCCCCTCCTCAggatgattttaaattttaagttaaattatatAGAATAACAAATTCATTCAGAAGacaattatcaaaatattaagaGAAGCTGCCCAAATGTGTGCTGTAGTAATCTATGTACCTCTTAAGGCAATGAATAACAAGACCTAGGTGTACCATCACTGTGATCCTAATATACGAGAAACAAAATTTCTATCTATCTCTAACAGCGATCACTTGACAGGAAAGTATCTGTGATTTCTCCTGGTAACAAAGTTACAGGAATTTCTAAAGCTGCTGAGGTTTACTGTCTATATTCACAGTGGAAGGTAACACTGTATTTAACTCTGTAACACTGTATTTAACAATCATGCAATTTCCCCCCAGCCATGTTCAAAGACGCCCTGAATTCTACCCACAGACAAGTGGGATCCCATGGACCCAAGTTAAGCACCCCCCCTCTGCTTCTAAGAGCACCGAGGACGCCTGCTGAACGATGTACCCCGTCCCAGCACATGGAGGACAGCGACCAAGGGAAGGGGTGCAGAGAGGGTGTAATCTTTAATGTCACCGTGTCTATGAGGTGACCAGGCCACTCCAGCTacagaggaagaggcagaagcCCCTTGCAGCCAGGGGTCCAGTAAGACACAAGGCCCTTCTCCCCTGCAACGTCCGCTCTCTTGAGGCAGGTGGAGTGCCGGAAGCAACAGGACCACGGGGGATGCTGCTGTGGCCTGAGCATGGTTAATGCTGCTAGAATATCGTCTGCCAAAGGAAATGCTTAAATTAAGAGAAGTAGGAGACAGACCCTCAATTTCCTAGCCCATGGGGCAGGTGCAGCCCTCTCACTAGCAGAGACTCAGCAGTGTCCTGGGCCCGCTGGGAGGAGCAAGGGCAaagcagagggagcagcagggaCAAGGACATCCAGGGGCGTCTCATCCAGCCGCGGCTCCTGCTCCCGCCCTCCCCGCTGGCTCAAGGGCAAGTCTGATGGGCTCCACGGGCAGAAACCACTCACCCCAAAAGCCTCTGCTAAGGCAGTGGCTCCGTCGTTCTCCAGACGGTTTCTGCCAGCCATGAAGACCTTCAGGGCCAGCGGCTTGCCTTGGGCACTGGACTTCCGATGACACTCAGTCAGAGCTGCTGCCAGGATCTGGGGGGGAAAGGCAAGGGGCCCGGGCCTAAGGCAGGAGGCCCTGGTCTTCAACAAGCCATGAAACCCAAGGGTGGTGGACACGGGGACGAAGAGCTGTTCAGCAGCACAGCGTCATACCTCACCCACACCCAGCACCCTGCAGGGACAAGGGCTTTGACATCCACCACCGTGTCTGCATGTCTCGTCACCCCATGGGGTTTAGCCCCACAGCAGAGATGGGGAGCCTGAACCCGGGAGAAGGGAGACACCAACACTGAGTGGCCAACCTTAAGACAGGTCCTGGGGAAGGGGCCTCACAGCTCGCTTTACTGTCAGAAACCCTCTGTCAGGTGAGGACCATCGCGATTCCCACTCTCCAGCTGAAGAAGCTCAGGCTCAGAGAGCGACAGAAACTCTCCTACATTCACTAAGTGGCAGACTCTGCACAGAACCCAAATCTTCCAGATCTTCCAGCATCTCTTCCACGCTCCACAATGCCTAAGGGGAGCCGGCCGAGGAGAGCAGGGCCCCGCCGCACCCATCTGACACATGCCCGTGCTCAGGCCAGCCACACGGCAGGGGCTCAGCTGCTGGGGGTGAAACCCTAAAATCTGGTTTGCCCTGACCTTGGGGTGGTGCCAGGAGGTAGCCTCTCTCCCGTGACACCAACAGAGCAGGAGTTTAAAATGCTGTCGGTTGCTAGGTTGGAACTGGAGAGACCAGGGTAAATAAGACATCGAAGATTCAGGGGAAGCGCAGCAGAAGAGAGGTAACGTTTAGAGCACCTACTAGGTCTGGAGCACTCTCGGCAAAGGTACTTTCACGCCTTGTTTCAACCTGAAAACGGGCCTGGGAGGCAGGTGGAACTGGCCTTACTCTATGACAAGGAAGCCGAGGCTCAGGGGGAGGCACATGAACTGGCTGAGCTCCCAGAGCAAATACGCGGAGGAGCTGTGACCGGCAGCTGGGTCAGTTTGCCTGCACGCAGCTCTGTTCTTGGGGCACGTACAGGACACGGGACACCACCAGCCTGACTCCGTGATGGTGGTGGGTCACGCGTGTGCTCAGGGCAGAGACCGCCAACTTCTGCTGTAGACCAGCCTCAAGGAATCTTTGCAGAGGTGGCTCTCCCAGCACATCCCactctgggctgggctggaccTGTCTTCAGTGCTGATGCAAACATTTTTATGTCTTAACACATACAGCCTATTGCCCCCTAGACTGGAGGAGCGCTGGCTGAGATGGGTGCACGAGCGTGACCTGCCCTCCCTCCTGCGGGCAGGAGACAGGCCGTCTGCAGGGGTGGCCCCTCTGGCTCCTCAGCCTGGGCCACCGCGAGCATCACGTAGGTGGCTCCTCTTGCTGCTCTGACCAGCCGTGTGGATGCAGGTTCAAATCCCACATCCGTCCCATGCTAGGTACATCATCTGGGGTGCTCAACCCAACATCGCTAAGCTCAAGTGTAGTTATCCGAAAACATGGGGACAGCGTCACCCACCTTTCAGTAAGGGCGAGAGAATTAAGGTAACACATCTTCAAAGAGAAGATGTCTCCGTTCGCTGTCTGTTCCTATGTCCTGGCCCTTTGCTCCTTTTGGTCAGAACGTGAGGGAAGGAGGATGGGAATGCAGATTGGTGCTCAGCCTTTCTAGAATCTAGGCCTAAAGCAGCCAGAATGGACCAAGAAGAGAATAAACAGGGCTGGCCTCCCTAGGTGCCTTTCTACATGGACCAGCCTGACTTGCTGGCAGGATGGGGGAGGCACCCTGGGCAAGGTCCTAGCCAGGAACAAAGGTGAGCTGTGCCCAGGCCTCCCAGAGTGGTTTCTCTTTCTGGGCTCCCTCTCCCACGTGCACACGCCAGGCCTTACATGGCTCTGCCAGCTGTTCTGAGGGCACAGCAGGTCTAGTGATGCCCAAGCCCTGCATTCTGCAGAGCCAGCAGGTCGGAGTACGTATGCAATACTGCCTATGTGTTGCCAAGGCAACACAAGAACTGAGGATGGTTGCTTGCAACCCCACACTCACAGATtccatctcctctccccactggccaCAGGCTGCTGCCTTTGAGGCCCTTCTCCtttgaagagaaaaacaacaggCCAACCATCCCAGACGGTGGGTGGCCAAGGGCACATACTTCAGATGGACACAAATGTAGCAGGGgactgggcagggagggaggcggaGGACAACGGGGATGCGGGGAAGGGGGCTGCCGCACCCACCTTGCCGCCACCGACACCCATGCCACAGTTGTTGAGCTTGAGTTCGTGCAGGGTGAAGCAGGTGGAGCTCTTGAGCAGGGCCTCGAAGCCTCGCACGCCGTCGGGCCCGAACGCGTTGTCACTCAGGTCCAGCTCCACCAGCTGGGCCCCGGCTGTGATGAGTCCCTCCCCGAGTGAGATCTGGGCACAGAGGGAGCTCATGTCCGTTTCACAGACACGGACAAGGTGCTGCGTCTATGCCAGGCCCCCCCTGCCCTCAGAGGGCATCCAGGCTGGTGGGGAACTGGCAGAGACACAGACCATTTCATTATAGAGCTGATCATGTTATATCAGACTGAAAACCCTGCAGAAGGCTCTTAAATCACCCaaatcaatttatttaacctGCCCTCTAACCCCAGCTTCCCCTGGTTCTCGTCCATCCTTTGAGGCTGGTATCTAACTGGAGCAGCTCTCCAGGGGCTTC contains these protein-coding regions:
- the RANGAP1 gene encoding ran GTPase-activating protein 1 isoform X2, which translates into the protein MASEDIAKLAETLAKTQVAGGQLSFKGKSLKLNTAEDAKDVIKEIEDFDGLEALRLEGNTVGVEAARVIAKALEKKSELKRCHWSDMFTGRLRSEIPPALISLGEGLITAGAQLVELDLSDNAFGPDGVRGFEALLKSSTCFTLHELKLNNCGMGVGGGKILAAALTECHRKSSAQGKPLALKVFMAGRNRLENDGATALAEAFGIIGTLEEVHMPQNGINHPGVTALAQAFAINPLLRVINLNDNTFTEKGAVAMAKTLKALRQVEVINFGDCLVRSKGAVAIADAVHGGLPKLKELNLSFGEIKRDAALSVAEAVADKVELEKLDLNGNNLGEEGCEQLQEVLDGFNMAKVLASLSDDEGEDDEDEDEDEDEEEEEEEEEEPQPGERRERPTAPPRKMLDPDGGEPAPVLSSPPPADVSTFLAFPSPEKLLRLGPKSSVLIAQQTDTSDPEKVVSAFLKVSSVFKDEATVRSAVQDAVDTLMKKAFSSSSFNSNAFLTRLLIHMGLLKSEDKIKAIANLYGPLMALNHMVQQEYFPKALAPLLLAFVTKPNGALESCSFARHNLLQTLYKV
- the RANGAP1 gene encoding ran GTPase-activating protein 1 isoform X1 — its product is MASEDIAKLAETLAKTQVAGGQLSFKGKSLKLNTAEDAKDVIKEIEDFDGLEALRLEGNTVGVEAARVIAKALEKKSELKRCHWSDMFTGRLRSEIPPALISLGEGLITAGAQLVELDLSDNAFGPDGVRGFEALLKSSTCFTLHELKLNNCGMGVGGGKILAAALTECHRKSSAQGKPLALKVFMAGRNRLENDGATALAEAFGIIGTLEEVHMPQNGINHPGVTALAQAFAINPLLRVINLNDNTFTEKGAVAMAKTLKALRQVEVINFGDCLVRSKGAVAIADAVHGGLPKLKELNLSFGEIKRDAALSVAEAVADKVELEKLDLNGNNLGEEGCEQLQEVLDGFNMAKVLASLRSSVVSLRARPSAAARSYASDDEGEDDEDEDEDEDEEEEEEEEEEPQPGERRERPTAPPRKMLDPDGGEPAPVLSSPPPADVSTFLAFPSPEKLLRLGPKSSVLIAQQTDTSDPEKVVSAFLKVSSVFKDEATVRSAVQDAVDTLMKKAFSSSSFNSNAFLTRLLIHMGLLKSEDKIKAIANLYGPLMALNHMVQQEYFPKALAPLLLAFVTKPNGALESCSFARHNLLQTLYKV